The Bacillus sp. Marseille-Q1617 genome has a segment encoding these proteins:
- a CDS encoding PolC-type DNA polymerase III translates to MDEMSLGKKERFQLLLQQLGLTEDAFVKYFNNAEIEKLSVYRSERKWHFHFTLEEMIPCKVWSRFSIALQTSFKHIANVSFSLKVLNMEVTEQAILDYWSECVKEIQGISPPLSKLLNTQKPEIIGNKIVVKASNDTEATQLKRKYGEIISSAFENFGFPKLVLDAEVAKIEEQNNDYEKFLEEKMKEDQERAKQALIEMEKAEKEEASDAPSGPFMLGLSIKDDADFRKIEEIYDEERRIAIEGYVFDCETRELRSGRTLLTFKVTDYTSSILVKMFSRDKEDAAIMNNMKKGMWVRCRGSIQNDTFVRDLVMIANDVNEIKPVLRLDTAPSEEKRVELHMHSPMSQMDAVSSVSSLVAQAKKWGHKAIAITDHAVAQSFPEAYNASKKNDIKVLYGLEANLVDDGVPIGYNETDRPLEDAVYVVFDVETTGLSAVYDTIIELAAVKIKDGEVIDKFESFANPHHPLSATTIDLTGITDEMVQNAPEINDVLLDYHKWVGDDVLVAHNASFDMGFLNAGYQKAGLPKAANPVIDTLELARLLYPQFKNHRLNTLAKKFDVELTQHHRAIYDAEATGYLLLKMLKDAFEKGITNHNKLNDYMGKGDAYKRSRPYHCTLIAQNEEGLKNLYKLVSISHMHYFYRVPRIPRSQLQKYRKGILVGSGCDKGEVFEGMMQKGIAEVEETAHFYDYLEVHPKEIYQHLIELDLVQSQKNLEDIIKNIVELGEKINKPVVATGNVHYLNETDKIYRQILVGSQGGANPLNRHTLPDVHFRTTNEMLDCFSFLGKDKAKEIVVENSNKIADMVEVIKPIKDDLYTPKIEGADEEMRRMSYAMAKSIYGEELPEIVEARLEKELKSIIGHGFAVIYLISHKLVKKSLDDGYLVGSRGSVGSSFVATMTEITEVNPLPPHYVCPACKKSEFFDDGSVGSGFDLPDKDCPDCGHAYKKDGHDIPFETFLGFKGDKVPDIDLNFSGEYQPKAHNYTKVLFGEDNVYRAGTIGTVAEKTAYGYVKGYANDNALQIRGAEIDRLVSGCTGVKRTTGQHPGGIIVVPDYMDIFDFSPIQFPADDKNSEWRTTHFDFHSIHDNLLKLDILGHDDPTVIRMLQDLSGIDPKTIPTDDPEVMKIFSGTESLGVTEEQIMCKTGTLGIPEFGTRFVRQMLEDTKPTTFSELVQISGLSHGTDVWLGNAQELIHNNICNLSEVIGCRDDIMVYLIYQGLEPSLAFKIMEFVRKGKGLQDEWVDEMKNNGVPDWYIDSCLKIKYMFPKAHAAAYVLMAVRIAYFKVHHALLYYAAYFTVRAEDFDIEAMVRGSQAVRAKIEEINSKGLDASPKEKNTLTVLELALEMCERGYKFQKVDLYRSHASEFIIDGDSLIPPFNSIPGLGTNAAINIVKAREDGEFLSKEDLQQRGRVSKTIIEYLDNHGCLESLPDKNQLSLF, encoded by the coding sequence ATGGATGAAATGTCCCTCGGCAAAAAAGAGAGATTTCAACTGTTACTGCAGCAATTAGGGCTGACGGAAGATGCATTCGTAAAGTATTTCAACAATGCAGAGATAGAAAAACTTTCCGTCTATCGAAGTGAAAGAAAATGGCATTTCCATTTTACGCTTGAAGAAATGATTCCTTGCAAAGTATGGAGCCGCTTTTCGATAGCCCTGCAAACATCGTTTAAACATATCGCAAACGTAAGCTTCAGTTTGAAAGTGCTCAACATGGAAGTAACGGAACAAGCGATTCTGGATTATTGGAGTGAATGTGTTAAAGAAATTCAGGGGATTTCTCCCCCTCTCTCAAAACTTCTCAATACTCAAAAGCCTGAAATAATCGGTAACAAAATTGTGGTTAAAGCATCGAACGATACCGAAGCGACCCAGTTGAAGCGTAAATATGGAGAAATCATTTCTTCCGCATTCGAGAATTTTGGTTTTCCGAAATTGGTTCTTGATGCAGAAGTTGCAAAAATAGAGGAACAAAATAATGATTATGAAAAATTCCTGGAAGAAAAGATGAAAGAAGACCAGGAGAGGGCTAAGCAGGCCCTCATCGAAATGGAAAAAGCCGAAAAAGAAGAAGCATCCGATGCACCCAGCGGACCATTTATGCTCGGTCTTTCCATTAAAGATGACGCAGACTTCAGAAAGATTGAAGAAATCTATGATGAAGAGAGACGTATTGCAATCGAAGGTTATGTATTCGACTGTGAGACACGGGAGCTGAGAAGCGGTCGAACTCTATTAACCTTTAAGGTGACTGATTATACCAGTTCGATCCTCGTGAAGATGTTTTCAAGGGATAAAGAGGATGCTGCCATCATGAATAACATGAAAAAAGGAATGTGGGTCCGCTGCCGTGGAAGTATCCAAAACGATACCTTTGTCAGAGATTTGGTGATGATTGCCAATGATGTGAATGAAATTAAACCTGTCCTTCGACTTGATACGGCACCTTCCGAGGAGAAAAGAGTAGAGCTCCATATGCATTCCCCAATGAGTCAAATGGATGCGGTGAGCTCTGTCTCAAGCCTTGTGGCACAGGCGAAAAAATGGGGACATAAAGCGATAGCCATCACAGATCATGCAGTCGCTCAATCCTTCCCGGAAGCTTATAATGCTAGTAAGAAAAATGATATAAAGGTTTTATATGGGCTTGAAGCAAACCTGGTGGATGATGGGGTCCCCATTGGCTACAACGAAACCGACCGCCCATTGGAAGATGCCGTTTATGTCGTTTTCGATGTGGAAACAACGGGGCTTTCAGCAGTTTATGATACCATCATCGAGCTTGCAGCCGTGAAGATAAAAGATGGCGAGGTCATTGATAAATTTGAATCCTTCGCTAATCCGCATCATCCCCTATCTGCCACTACAATCGATTTAACGGGTATCACGGATGAGATGGTCCAAAATGCACCTGAAATAAATGACGTCCTTCTTGATTACCATAAATGGGTGGGGGACGATGTATTGGTCGCTCACAATGCCTCTTTTGACATGGGCTTCCTGAATGCCGGTTATCAAAAGGCGGGACTTCCGAAAGCGGCTAATCCAGTAATCGATACGTTAGAGCTCGCGAGATTGTTGTATCCGCAATTCAAAAACCATCGATTGAATACGCTGGCAAAGAAATTCGATGTAGAATTAACGCAGCATCACCGCGCAATCTATGATGCGGAAGCTACCGGGTATCTTCTTTTAAAGATGCTGAAAGATGCGTTTGAAAAAGGCATAACCAACCATAATAAATTAAACGATTATATGGGAAAAGGGGATGCTTATAAACGTTCCAGGCCATATCACTGTACCCTGATTGCCCAAAATGAGGAAGGGCTTAAGAACCTGTACAAATTGGTATCCATTTCACACATGCATTACTTCTACAGGGTCCCCAGGATTCCCCGGTCACAGCTTCAGAAGTACCGGAAGGGTATTTTGGTGGGTTCAGGATGTGACAAAGGTGAAGTCTTTGAGGGAATGATGCAAAAAGGGATAGCGGAAGTGGAGGAGACAGCTCATTTCTATGATTATTTAGAAGTTCATCCCAAAGAAATCTATCAGCATTTGATCGAGCTTGACCTTGTGCAGAGTCAAAAGAACCTGGAAGATATCATTAAGAACATCGTGGAGCTCGGTGAAAAGATCAACAAGCCAGTTGTAGCAACAGGGAATGTCCATTACTTAAACGAAACGGATAAAATCTACCGGCAGATCCTTGTCGGGTCACAGGGCGGTGCCAATCCTTTAAACCGTCATACACTCCCTGACGTGCATTTCAGGACGACGAATGAGATGCTCGATTGTTTTTCTTTCTTAGGTAAGGATAAAGCGAAAGAAATTGTCGTCGAGAATTCCAACAAGATTGCTGATATGGTTGAAGTGATCAAGCCGATCAAGGATGATTTGTACACACCTAAGATCGAAGGTGCCGACGAAGAAATGCGCCGGATGAGCTATGCAATGGCAAAGAGCATTTACGGGGAGGAACTTCCTGAAATCGTTGAAGCAAGGCTTGAAAAGGAACTAAAGAGTATCATCGGTCATGGGTTTGCCGTGATTTACTTGATTTCTCATAAACTCGTAAAAAAATCTCTCGATGATGGTTATCTTGTAGGTTCGCGTGGATCGGTAGGGTCTTCCTTCGTAGCGACAATGACTGAAATAACCGAAGTGAATCCACTGCCGCCGCATTATGTTTGTCCTGCATGCAAGAAGTCAGAGTTCTTTGATGACGGGTCTGTCGGCTCAGGCTTTGATCTTCCGGATAAAGACTGTCCTGATTGCGGACACGCATATAAAAAAGATGGGCATGACATTCCTTTCGAAACCTTCCTTGGTTTTAAGGGGGATAAAGTTCCCGATATCGATTTGAACTTTTCTGGTGAATACCAGCCTAAGGCACATAACTACACGAAAGTCCTGTTTGGTGAAGATAATGTATACCGGGCAGGAACGATTGGTACAGTTGCAGAAAAAACAGCCTATGGGTATGTAAAGGGATATGCGAATGATAATGCACTCCAAATCAGGGGAGCGGAAATCGATAGACTGGTCAGCGGCTGTACCGGCGTCAAACGTACAACCGGTCAGCATCCAGGTGGTATCATCGTTGTTCCGGATTATATGGATATATTTGATTTTTCACCGATTCAATTTCCTGCAGATGACAAGAATTCAGAATGGAGAACAACACACTTTGATTTCCATTCAATTCATGATAACTTGTTAAAGCTTGATATACTCGGTCACGACGATCCGACTGTTATCCGGATGCTTCAGGATTTATCCGGAATCGATCCGAAAACGATTCCGACAGACGACCCTGAAGTAATGAAGATATTCAGTGGAACAGAGTCACTGGGAGTAACTGAGGAACAAATAATGTGTAAAACGGGGACGCTCGGAATTCCTGAATTCGGTACTCGCTTTGTTCGTCAAATGCTTGAAGATACAAAGCCGACAACCTTCTCAGAGCTTGTACAAATTTCCGGTCTTTCACATGGAACGGACGTGTGGCTTGGAAACGCACAAGAGCTGATTCACAACAACATATGTAATCTCAGTGAAGTAATCGGCTGTCGTGATGATATCATGGTTTATCTTATCTATCAGGGACTAGAACCGTCCCTTGCGTTTAAGATCATGGAATTCGTACGTAAGGGGAAGGGTCTTCAGGATGAATGGGTAGATGAAATGAAGAACAACGGAGTACCTGACTGGTATATCGATTCCTGCTTGAAAATAAAATACATGTTCCCGAAAGCCCATGCTGCAGCATATGTTCTTATGGCAGTCAGAATTGCTTATTTCAAAGTGCATCATGCTCTCCTATATTATGCTGCTTACTTTACAGTAAGGGCAGAGGATTTTGATATTGAAGCCATGGTAAGGGGTTCCCAGGCTGTACGCGCAAAGATCGAGGAAATCAACAGCAAGGGTCTCGATGCTTCACCTAAGGAAAAAAATACTCTTACTGTACTGGAGCTTGCTCTCGAAATGTGTGAAAGGGGCTATAAATTCCAAAAGGTCGATCTTTACCGTTCCCACGCTTCGGAGTTCATCATTGACGGAGATTCTTTAATTCCTCCTTTCAACTCCATTCCGGGTCTTGGCACAAACGCGGCGATCAATATCGTCAAAGCCCGTGAGGATGGCGAGTTCCTTTCAAAAGAGGATCTTCAGCAAAGGGGACGTGTATCGAAGACGATTATTGAGTATCTTGATAATCATGGATGTCTGGAAAGCTTGCCGGATAAAAATCAATTATCCCTCTTCTAG
- the rnpM gene encoding RNase P modulator RnpM has translation MMSSKKIPLRKCVATGEMKPKKEMIRIVRSKEGEVSIDPTGKKSGRGAYLSKDKDVILQAKKKNTLANQLQAKIDDSIYEELISLVEKE, from the coding sequence ATCATGAGCAGCAAAAAGATTCCATTGCGCAAATGTGTAGCAACTGGAGAAATGAAACCAAAGAAAGAAATGATTCGGATTGTCCGTTCAAAAGAAGGAGAAGTATCAATCGATCCCACAGGCAAGAAATCAGGACGAGGTGCTTACCTTTCTAAGGATAAAGATGTCATTTTACAAGCAAAAAAGAAAAATACTTTAGCCAATCAATTACAAGCTAAGATAGATGATTCTATCTATGAAGAATTGATAAGTCTTGTAGAGAAGGAGTAA
- a CDS encoding YlxQ family RNA-binding protein, with protein MKQDRWMSLLGLANRARKIISGEELVIKEVRSGRAKLVLLSKDASENTHKKVTDKCKSYHVPVRLVEDRYILGNSIGKEARVVVALSDKGFADKLSEMLD; from the coding sequence ATGAAACAAGATCGTTGGATGTCACTTTTAGGGTTGGCAAATCGGGCACGTAAGATTATTTCAGGTGAAGAATTGGTGATTAAGGAAGTGCGGAGCGGACGGGCAAAACTAGTGCTGCTTTCCAAGGATGCCTCCGAAAACACTCATAAGAAGGTCACAGATAAATGCAAGTCTTATCACGTGCCGGTCAGGTTGGTGGAAGACAGATATATCCTTGGCAACTCTATAGGAAAAGAAGCCAGGGTGGTCGTAGCCTTATCCGATAAAGGGTTTGCCGATAAATTATCTGAAATGCTCGATTGA
- a CDS encoding DUF503 domain-containing protein, with amino-acid sequence MITYVECECMIHDSHSLKEKRAVLQRVLTRLKQKYNVAVSEIDHQDVWQRTRIAIVTVASTRASSEKEIEKALKFIDSFPEWERIDTIRELI; translated from the coding sequence ATGATCACATATGTTGAATGTGAGTGCATGATTCATGATTCTCACTCTTTAAAAGAGAAAAGAGCTGTATTACAGAGAGTCCTTACTCGATTAAAGCAGAAGTATAATGTAGCTGTTTCTGAAATTGATCATCAGGATGTATGGCAAAGAACGAGAATAGCCATCGTAACCGTTGCTTCTACAAGGGCGTCCAGTGAAAAAGAAATAGAAAAAGCATTAAAGTTTATCGATTCTTTCCCTGAATGGGAAAGAATCGATACGATAAGAGAACTGATTTAA
- the nusA gene encoding transcription termination factor NusA: MSTQLLDALTVLEKEKGIARDVIIEAIEAALVSAYKRNFNQAQNVRVDLNLETGTMRVFARKEVVDEVFDSRLEISVEDAGEINPSYEVGDVVELEVTPKDFGRIAAQTAKQVVTQRVREAERGIIYSEFVDREEDIMTGIVQRQDNRFIYVALGKIEALLPVSEQMPNETYKPHDRIKVFITKVEKTTKGPQIFVSRTHPGLLKRLFEIEVPEIFDGTVEIKSVAREAGDRSKISVHAENSEVDPVGACVGTKGARVQAIVNELKGEKIDIVQWSEDPVTFVANALSPSKVLDVQVNEDDKATRVVVPDYQLSLAIGKRGQNARLAAKLTNWKIDIKSETDARELGLYPREEAFLPQDEEEEYDNEPLNIDFDDQD, from the coding sequence ATGAGCACTCAGTTATTAGATGCTCTAACTGTTTTAGAGAAAGAAAAAGGCATCGCCAGAGATGTGATTATTGAAGCAATTGAAGCAGCTTTGGTTTCGGCTTACAAGAGAAACTTTAATCAAGCACAAAATGTCCGTGTAGACCTTAATCTTGAAACCGGGACTATGCGGGTATTTGCCCGTAAAGAAGTTGTTGATGAAGTATTTGATTCCCGTCTTGAAATTTCAGTCGAAGATGCCGGGGAAATCAATCCAAGCTATGAAGTCGGCGATGTTGTGGAATTAGAGGTTACACCTAAAGACTTCGGACGGATTGCTGCTCAAACAGCCAAGCAAGTTGTGACACAACGTGTCAGAGAAGCGGAGCGGGGGATCATTTACTCTGAATTCGTCGATCGCGAAGAAGATATCATGACAGGAATCGTGCAGCGCCAAGACAATCGATTCATATATGTAGCATTGGGCAAGATTGAAGCGCTCCTTCCTGTGAGTGAACAAATGCCTAATGAAACGTATAAACCTCATGACCGGATCAAAGTATTTATTACAAAAGTCGAAAAAACGACAAAAGGTCCTCAAATCTTTGTTTCCCGTACTCATCCAGGCTTATTAAAAAGACTATTCGAGATTGAGGTTCCTGAAATTTTTGACGGAACGGTTGAAATCAAATCGGTAGCCCGAGAAGCCGGCGACCGTTCAAAGATTTCAGTCCACGCTGAAAACTCCGAAGTCGACCCGGTTGGAGCTTGTGTAGGGACAAAGGGAGCACGTGTACAAGCGATAGTCAATGAGTTAAAAGGCGAGAAGATTGATATTGTACAGTGGTCGGAAGATCCGGTTACATTCGTCGCAAACGCACTAAGCCCATCAAAAGTGCTGGATGTTCAAGTGAATGAAGATGATAAAGCAACCAGAGTGGTCGTGCCTGATTATCAACTATCACTTGCAATTGGTAAACGAGGGCAAAATGCGCGTCTCGCAGCTAAATTGACAAACTGGAAGATTGATATCAAGAGTGAAACAGATGCACGGGAACTTGGGCTCTATCCTCGTGAAGAAGCATTCCTTCCTCAAGATGAAGAAGAAGAGTATGATAACGAACCTTTGAATATTGATTTCGATGATCAAGATTAA
- the infB gene encoding translation initiation factor IF-2 yields MSKMRVYEYAKKYNVSSKDVISKLKQLNIEVSNHMATIEDDTVKKLDSMFSGNSKSKEQGNKPAQKNSSQKQNTAREENSPNKDKVKSAPKNREGKKHDQQSQTKEKKVFNNNNHNNKKNKNNRNNKPNKNFKQAPQQQQPAKKKELPSKITFSESLSVAELAKKLHKEPSEIIKKLFMLGVMATINQELDKDSIELIAGEYGVEVEEEIKIDTTDLSVYFTEDAQDQLKERPSVVTIMGHVDHGKTTLLDSIRNTKVTAGEAGGITQHIGAYQVEVEGKKITFLDTPGHAAFTTMRARGAQVTDIAIIVVAADDGVMPQTVEAINHAKAAEVPIIIAVNKMDKEAANPDRVMQELTEYELVPEAWGGDTIFVPLSALSGEGIDNLLEMIVLVSEVEELKANPGRLALGTVIEAQLDKGRGSVATLLVQNGSLKVGDPIVVGNTFGRVRAMVNDLGRRVKEVGPSTPVEITGLNDVPQAGDRFVVFEDEKTARSVGEARASQALQAQRGEKSKVSLETLFEQMKQGEMKDLNLVLKADVQGSVEALAASLLKIEVEGVKINIIHTGVGAINESDITLASASNAIVIGFNVRPDVNAKRAADAEGVEIRLHRIIYKVMEEIEAAMKGMLDPEFEEKIIGQAEVRQTFKVSKVGTIAGSYVIEGKISRDSGVRLIRDGVVIFEGELDALKRFKDDAKEVARGYECGITIKNFNDVKEGDVIEAYVMEEITRK; encoded by the coding sequence ATGAGCAAGATGCGTGTTTATGAATATGCAAAAAAATATAATGTTTCAAGCAAAGATGTTATTTCTAAATTAAAGCAATTGAATATTGAGGTATCAAATCATATGGCAACAATAGAAGACGACACGGTGAAAAAATTAGATTCGATGTTTTCCGGTAATTCAAAGTCTAAAGAGCAGGGAAATAAGCCGGCTCAAAAAAATTCCAGTCAGAAACAAAACACTGCCAGAGAAGAAAATTCCCCAAACAAGGACAAGGTGAAATCTGCTCCTAAGAATCGTGAAGGGAAAAAACATGATCAGCAGTCACAGACAAAGGAGAAAAAAGTTTTCAATAATAATAATCATAACAACAAGAAAAATAAAAATAATAGAAACAATAAGCCTAATAAAAACTTCAAGCAGGCTCCACAGCAACAGCAGCCTGCCAAGAAGAAGGAGCTGCCTTCGAAGATCACTTTCTCTGAATCATTGTCGGTAGCTGAACTTGCAAAGAAACTTCATAAAGAACCTTCTGAAATCATCAAGAAACTCTTTATGCTGGGCGTTATGGCAACAATCAATCAGGAACTTGATAAAGATTCAATCGAATTGATTGCCGGTGAGTACGGCGTTGAGGTTGAAGAAGAGATCAAAATTGATACGACGGATCTCAGTGTGTACTTCACTGAAGATGCTCAAGATCAATTGAAGGAACGTCCTTCAGTTGTAACCATCATGGGTCACGTCGATCATGGTAAAACAACATTACTGGATTCAATCCGTAATACGAAGGTAACTGCAGGCGAAGCAGGCGGGATTACACAGCATATCGGTGCTTATCAAGTTGAAGTGGAAGGTAAGAAAATCACTTTCCTTGATACTCCTGGACATGCTGCATTCACTACAATGCGTGCCCGCGGTGCTCAAGTTACGGATATCGCCATCATTGTCGTTGCTGCTGATGATGGTGTCATGCCGCAGACTGTGGAAGCGATCAACCACGCAAAGGCTGCCGAAGTGCCAATCATCATTGCTGTGAATAAAATGGACAAGGAAGCAGCTAACCCTGACCGTGTCATGCAGGAACTGACAGAATATGAACTGGTACCTGAAGCTTGGGGCGGAGACACAATCTTTGTTCCGCTATCAGCACTATCAGGGGAAGGTATCGATAACCTTCTTGAGATGATTGTCCTTGTAAGTGAAGTAGAAGAGCTGAAAGCAAATCCAGGTCGACTTGCACTTGGTACAGTCATCGAGGCTCAATTGGATAAAGGACGCGGATCTGTAGCTACCTTATTGGTGCAAAATGGTTCGCTTAAAGTCGGAGATCCGATTGTAGTAGGAAACACATTTGGTCGTGTACGTGCTATGGTAAATGACCTGGGCCGCCGTGTGAAAGAAGTGGGTCCATCTACACCAGTCGAAATCACTGGTCTGAATGATGTACCTCAGGCAGGAGATCGTTTTGTTGTGTTTGAAGACGAGAAAACGGCCCGTTCTGTCGGTGAAGCACGTGCTTCTCAAGCTCTTCAAGCTCAACGAGGTGAAAAATCCAAAGTAAGCCTTGAGACTTTATTTGAACAAATGAAACAAGGTGAAATGAAGGATCTTAACCTAGTTCTTAAGGCAGATGTTCAAGGGTCTGTAGAAGCTTTGGCTGCCTCATTGTTGAAAATTGAAGTTGAAGGTGTAAAGATTAACATCATTCACACTGGTGTAGGGGCTATCAATGAGTCCGACATCACTTTGGCATCTGCATCGAATGCCATTGTAATTGGATTTAATGTGCGTCCGGATGTAAATGCAAAGCGTGCTGCGGATGCAGAAGGTGTAGAAATCCGCTTACACCGCATCATCTATAAAGTGATGGAAGAAATTGAAGCAGCCATGAAAGGGATGCTTGATCCAGAATTTGAAGAAAAAATTATCGGTCAGGCAGAAGTCCGCCAAACATTTAAAGTGTCTAAAGTTGGTACGATTGCGGGAAGCTATGTAATAGAGGGTAAAATTTCTCGCGACTCAGGCGTGCGTCTGATTCGTGATGGCGTCGTAATCTTTGAAGGTGAGCTTGATGCTCTTAAACGTTTCAAGGATGATGCTAAAGAAGTTGCAAGAGGCTATGAATGTGGAATTACGATCAAAAACTTCAATGATGTTAAAGAAGGCGATGTTATCGAAGCCTATGTTATGGAGGAAATCACTCGTAAATGA
- the rimP gene encoding ribosome maturation factor RimP, translated as MSKIITLVEELVTPILDDMSLELIDMEYVKEGSNWFLRVFIDKDSGVDIEECGIVSERLSEKLDEIDPIPHNYFLEVSSPGAERPLKNERDFQKSIGKNVYVKTYEPINGEKAFEGILLSHSSETIELEVTIKTRKKKVEIPADKVAIARLAVTF; from the coding sequence ATGAGCAAAATTATTACACTAGTAGAAGAACTTGTCACACCTATCTTAGATGACATGTCATTAGAACTAATTGACATGGAATACGTAAAAGAAGGATCTAATTGGTTCCTTCGTGTATTCATCGATAAGGATTCAGGTGTCGACATTGAAGAATGCGGAATAGTCAGCGAGCGATTGAGTGAGAAGCTGGATGAAATCGATCCGATTCCTCACAATTATTTCCTGGAAGTCTCTTCACCAGGTGCAGAACGTCCTTTGAAAAATGAAAGGGACTTTCAGAAATCAATCGGTAAGAATGTATACGTGAAAACGTATGAACCGATTAATGGGGAGAAGGCATTTGAAGGAATTTTACTTTCCCATTCTTCAGAGACAATTGAGCTTGAAGTAACAATCAAAACTCGAAAAAAGAAGGTTGAAATTCCTGCTGATAAAGTGGCGATCGCAAGATTAGCCGTAACGTTCTAA
- a CDS encoding proline--tRNA ligase produces the protein MKQRNTLIPTLRETPADAEIKSHQLLLRAGYIRQNASGIYSFLPLGKKVLKKVEDIVREELDAVGAAELLMPALQPSELWKESGRWGTYGPELMRMNDRHDREFALGATHEEMITSIIRDEIKSYKRLPLTLYQIQTKYRDEKRPRFGLLRGREFVMKDAYSFHSSPESLDETYEQIFQAYTNIFTRCGLNFRAVIADSGAMGGKDTHEFMVLSEVGEDTIAYSDQSTYAANIEMAEVIDSYSRSNQEMLAVEKVSTPDVKTIEDVAAFLDAGKENCIKSLLFKVDEEYVLVLSRGDHEINDIKVKNFMNANLVELASAEETKEILGCEFGSIGPCALGDKVKIVADQAVRYIRNGVAGANEEGNHLINVNPERDFHVSEYGDLRFIQEGDPSPDGKGTIVFAKGIEVGHVFKLGTRYSDAMNSTYLDENGRAQSIIMGCYGIGVSRTLAAVAEQFNDDNGLVWPSNLAPYDLHLIPINLKDEHQAALAHELYEEFGKHRYDVLMDDRAERPGVKFADSDLIGLPVRVTVGKKASEGIVEVKVRKTGEMLEVHKDELMSTLTGLLETVS, from the coding sequence ATGAAGCAACGTAATACTTTAATCCCTACCCTTAGAGAGACACCGGCAGACGCGGAAATCAAAAGTCATCAGCTTTTGCTGCGTGCGGGTTATATTAGACAAAACGCAAGCGGGATTTACAGTTTTCTCCCGTTAGGAAAAAAGGTCTTGAAGAAAGTGGAAGATATCGTCCGGGAAGAATTGGACGCGGTCGGAGCAGCAGAACTGTTAATGCCTGCTCTCCAGCCTTCTGAATTATGGAAGGAATCCGGAAGATGGGGTACGTATGGTCCTGAGCTAATGCGTATGAATGACCGTCATGACCGGGAGTTTGCACTGGGTGCAACTCATGAAGAAATGATTACAAGCATCATAAGAGATGAGATCAAGTCATACAAACGGCTGCCGCTTACTCTTTATCAAATCCAAACAAAGTACCGTGACGAAAAGCGACCGCGCTTTGGTTTGCTGCGAGGCAGGGAATTTGTAATGAAAGACGCCTATTCTTTCCACTCCTCTCCAGAGAGCCTGGACGAGACTTATGAACAAATATTTCAAGCCTACACAAACATCTTTACACGCTGCGGGTTGAATTTCAGAGCTGTTATTGCCGATTCTGGTGCAATGGGCGGAAAAGATACTCATGAATTCATGGTGCTATCCGAGGTCGGTGAAGATACGATTGCTTATTCGGATCAATCCACTTATGCCGCGAATATAGAAATGGCTGAAGTTATTGATTCATATTCACGATCAAATCAAGAAATGCTGGCAGTGGAAAAAGTTTCTACTCCGGATGTCAAGACGATAGAAGATGTAGCGGCCTTCCTTGATGCAGGTAAAGAGAACTGCATTAAATCCCTGCTATTTAAAGTAGACGAAGAATATGTGCTGGTCCTTTCCCGTGGTGATCACGAAATCAATGATATAAAAGTAAAGAACTTTATGAATGCAAATCTAGTAGAACTGGCTTCTGCTGAAGAAACCAAAGAAATCCTTGGCTGCGAGTTCGGATCGATCGGTCCTTGTGCGTTAGGAGATAAAGTGAAGATCGTAGCTGACCAGGCTGTAAGATATATTCGCAACGGAGTAGCAGGTGCCAATGAGGAAGGGAATCACCTGATCAATGTGAATCCTGAACGTGACTTTCATGTTTCTGAGTACGGTGACCTGCGTTTCATTCAAGAGGGAGATCCTTCACCTGATGGCAAGGGAACAATCGTCTTTGCAAAGGGAATAGAGGTCGGCCATGTATTCAAACTTGGAACAAGATATTCCGATGCAATGAACAGTACGTACCTTGACGAAAATGGCCGTGCACAATCAATCATCATGGGGTGTTATGGAATCGGGGTTTCCCGTACACTAGCAGCAGTGGCAGAACAATTCAACGATGATAATGGCCTTGTATGGCCATCTAACTTAGCTCCTTACGATCTGCATCTGATTCCGATCAATCTGAAGGATGAACATCAAGCGGCTTTGGCACATGAACTTTATGAAGAGTTTGGAAAACATCGATATGATGTTCTTATGGATGATCGTGCTGAACGTCCGGGAGTGAAATTTGCTGATTCTGACTTAATTGGCCTGCCTGTCCGGGTTACAGTAGGAAAGAAAGCATCTGAAGGAATCGTTGAAGTAAAAGTAAGAAAAACAGGTGAAATGCTTGAAGTTCATAAAGATGAGCTGATGTCCACCTTGACCGGTTTACTTGAAACAGTTTCTTAA